A window of Terriglobales bacterium genomic DNA:
AGCGACATCCGAGCCATCGCCGACCTCTGCCATGCCCGCAAAGTCGAGCTGGTCGTGGACAACACTTTCATGTCGCCCTACTTCCAGCATCCCATCGCGCTGGGCGCGGACATGGTGGTGCACTCGACCACCAAGTTCCTCAACGGCCACTCGGACGGTCTGGGCGGGGTCATCGTCTGCACGCGGGCCGAGCAGGCGGAGGCCTTCGGCTTCATTCAGAAATCCGTCGGCGCGATTCTCTCGCCCTTCGAGTGCTGGCTGGTACTGCGCGGGGTGAAGACCCTGGCGGTGCGCATGGAGCAGCACGACCGCAACGGCCGCGCCGTCGCCGACTTCCTCAACCTGCACAAGAAGGTGAAAGCAGTCTTCTATCCCGGGCTGCCGCAGCATCCCCAGCACAAGCTGGCGCAGAAGCAGATGAGCGGCTACGGTTCCATGATCACCTTCGAGACCGGGTCGCTGGGGAACGCCAGGAAGATGCTGCGCAAGGTGCGGGTGTGCTCGCTGGGCGAGTCGCTGGGCGGGGTCGAGACGCTGATCTCGCATCCCGCCACCATGACCCACGCCGCGCTGGGGGAGAAGGGAAGAAGGGCCATCGGGCTGACCGACGGCATGGTGCGCATCTCGGTGGGCATCGA
This region includes:
- a CDS encoding PLP-dependent aspartate aminotransferase family protein, with product MKAKEPGFATKCIHAGQEPEPLTGAVSVPIFATSTYVQEELGKPRLGYEYARVTNPTRDRLQESLAALEGGVASRVFASGMAAISALCTTLKKGDHVVCSHNVYGGVPRLFNQILTHYGLEFTYVDTSDTAAVEKSLRRSTRFVYVETPTNPLMTISDIRAIADLCHARKVELVVDNTFMSPYFQHPIALGADMVVHSTTKFLNGHSDGLGGVIVCTRAEQAEAFGFIQKSVGAILSPFECWLVLRGVKTLAVRMEQHDRNGRAVADFLNLHKKVKAVFYPGLPQHPQHKLAQKQMSGYGSMITFETGSLGNARKMLRKVRVCSLGESLGGVETLISHPATMTHAALGEKGRRAIGLTDGMVRISVGIEDVDDILADLDEALAAI